Genomic segment of Neoarius graeffei isolate fNeoGra1 chromosome 7, fNeoGra1.pri, whole genome shotgun sequence:
ttacatccccgtTGTCTCAgtcgtcttcactacttgaatcatcatcaaatccaaacagatgaagccccaatcctgacatctcattatattcttcatccaaaggtgaagtaacattgcgctcaggtgacaattccatatttcaatgcaaaatcgctagctgctaaacttggtctacacagactgtgcactgaaaccatgtaagctctcgcagcctgctggcgcttccacacgtgacatcatgaatctggctccagactcccttgggatttttccagacgcgttttgttattttatttttttctgctgtagacagatggccttgtgaaaaattacccttctggatgagtgtgtaaagggacatactttcatataaaaaaaaaaaaagacaaaaaaagttggtccaggatatgcactttaaggtacttatttgtaccatatatgtacctttttgatcctAAATAGgtacacagttaccttgaggtctaataatgagccctagggggtatatTAGTATCGATTGTatcttggggaacagaaatgggctcctatttctgacagtgtatcagACACTGTAACAAATTTTACTTATGAGACACCGGTGAGGTCTGAATTTGAATAAGCTAGACCTGTAGATCTCAATAAACTGCTGAAACCACcacctcctccaccaccaccacttcTACAACTACCACTACCTCTACAACTACcacctcctccaccaccaccacttctacgactaccaccaccatctcctccaccaccatctcctcctcctccaccaccacttctacaactaccaccaccactaccaccTCCTCCACCACCACTTCTACGACTaccacctcctcctccaccaccaccagcactactactaccaccaccacctcctcttcctcctccaccaccaccatcacctccaCCACTTCTACGACTACCACcacctcctccaccaccacctctacgactaccaccaccacctcctcctccaccaccactTCTACGACTaccacctcctcctccaccaccactACCAGCTCCTCCTCCACCACTTCTACAACCACCTCCACCACTTCTACCATCACCTCCACCACTTCTACGACtacctcctcctccaccaccactTCTACGACTaccacctcctcctccaccaccactACCAGCTCCTCCTCCACCACTTCTACAACCACCACCACTTCTACGactacctcctcctcctccaccacttctacaaccaccaccaccacttctACGACTACCACCTCCACCTGGGTTACAGCACACTACAGACTCCTTATTCATCTCCCCTCTGCTGTTCCTCCTCTGTAATCACACCTAGCAAAAACAACCAGGTGAAGTCACACAGTAAACAACAACACACCACTTCTTTCACTTCCTACCTGCACAAggccaaaaatacagacaataaCAAATAAAACTCACAGCTGACACTTTCTTATATCTAATACAGCTTTCAGGAGCAAGTCTCAACCCCTCAGTGTGCAGAATTTTACCAGACTGTCACAGCTCCCAAGCCGTAAAGCAATCTATCGCCCGTTTTAAACTCATAAACACTATTCCCTCCAGTACAAGCAGGTGAATCATTTAATCAAACGCAGATTACTAACACGCACGAATCCAGCGCGTGCATTATAATTGTTTTGGAAAGAAGTTTCAACTTTCATGCAACGTTCACGACAGTCTTTACGACAGCAGGTCTATTTTCTGGCCAGATCCCTAGACGAACCGCGTACGGATTTTACGTAAACACAGCAGGCAAATCATATCGAACTGAAGTCGGTGCGTATTTTATTAAGATCTGTGATGTAACGCAAAAAAACGGCTAAATTGACAGTCATGACGACATCGTTTATGATCTGGCAGAGCAGAGGTGCGGCAGGACAGACAGTCAGATTACTGCGAGGACCAAAAACGACTGTTTTCAGGGCAGATGCTTGGTAATGACCTTCAATTCTAGGTACTAGGTTATCTTTGTAGGCTTCCCAGACAGACATATTAGAAACCGTGTCATGGAGTGAAGGAGAAAGACATCATGTCCGAGTCGAGTCGCGTTTACGTGGAACACGGCCGCCTGGGCTACAATTTCTGTTTTGAATTTCCATCTCCATTcaccgcgtgtgtgtgtgtgtgtgtgtggagtacaCTGACCATATAGCAGTATGTTTATGAAATCCGTCCTGATGaagaaggttgttgttgttggtcttgGTAAGTGTGATCTTGTAGTAAATGGGATCAGATCTAAACACGTTTGTTAGTGGGATTGGAGCACAAAGCCTGCAGTATAGGGTGATGGAGGTTGGTTGGTTGGTGGTTCTCATCTCATCGCACCTCACTTCAGCACTGAGATGAGCCCAGCTTCTCACTAATGCGCTTAATAAACATCACATGGAGGCTGTAGTGTGTAATCGGTGTCGATTTTGGGTTGTGATAAATACACGTcagggtcgtgtgtgtgtgtgagagagagagagagagagagaggttgagtgCAGTGAGTTTATGGCGGGCCGATTGAATCCAGGCTAGAAAGCTGTGTTTTATAAGAGAAAGATAAAGTCACACTTATGTTTTGGAAGATGATCTTATGCGACCACTTTGTGTTTTAATCCCAAACCGTGTTGTCAGGACGCACAATGTCGGATAAACCCGTATTATTCcggacactttctctctctctctctctgagtgtgtCGCTGAACAGCCCTTTTAATCCATCCTACCCACAATGCACCGCGCGTGCCGTGTCTTCCCTCTGTTGTATTTCCTGTATAGCTCTGCAAggctttgtttgcttgtttgctttCACTAACGCAGCCTTTTAACAACGCACTTTATGATCGGACCTATAAAACGATGGTGAGAAGAATTAAACACATCTCCTGCTTGTTTATTTCCGTCTGTGTAGCTGGATGTAGCAGTGCAGTCGCTCTGTATTGTCGCGTCGAGGCCCCGAGTAATGAGGAAATAACCCTCCTGCTTTCTTCCGTGGGCAGCAGCAGAGCAGCTTTCGGTTTACACTTCACTTCGGCGTGACTTTTTAGCACTCCATGTTCTAGaccttatattttattttttttaattatgatcaTAATCTTTCTAAACTCTGCCAGACTGCACAGGGGGTAAAAATGACCAGGAGTATGTTTATCTTTTTGTTTGCCTCATCCTGTATGTTCTACTTGTTCAGAACTGATTTGAGCCATTCAATGTATGTACTGCTATTCCAGCTAGGATTAATGCAGGCTTTATTTTTCCTCCTAGGAATTGTGAATTGAGGCCGTGAGATCCGCCGCTTAATCAAGATTTATTTTTTTGACAAGATCTGAACCCTTAAGTTAAAGGACAGACCCGATGGAGGATACAGGAACTGCGTTAACTCCGTCTGAACCAGATGCTCTTGGAGCGGACTTTATCACAGTGGAACTCGATACCCAGCCCATTGAGTATGTGGTCAAGTGGGCCGAAGTTGGCTCTAAATTTACTCTGTCCTGTGTGAAAAGGGAATCGGACGAGAGCTTTCCGTCTGACCACCTGGTTAAAACCGATTCTGACGAGAGGTTCTTTGTCCCGTATGAGGCTGTGTACGCGGAGTGTGAGGACACAGAAACTGGCCTGATTGCCTCACAGGAGGAAGAGGTGAGGAGTGTTTCGGATGTCGACGAGCACACGGTGCTTGTCAGCACCCAGCTtggggaggaggaagaggaagttGATGGCTCAGACAGTGATTGGGATAAAGGGGGATCCCATTCGAGAAATAGGCCATATAACTGCCACATCTGTGGCAAGAGCTACAGCCACTCGTCCAGTCTGGCCCGCCACCTGCACCTCCACTCTACAGGTGACCATTTGGCCAATTCCACCTCGCCTCTTTCTAAAGTGAGTGGCAAGTCAGAGGATGGGAAAAAGCTCCTGCAGTGCAACTTGTGTGGCGTGCGATGCAATGGCAAGAGGCTCCTGGCAATCCATAAGAAGTGCCACAAAATCAAGAGACTGCACACATGCAATGCATGCGGCAAGTCGTTCAACCACAGCTCAAGCCTTTCGCGCCACAGGCTGATCCATAAAAAAGGCCTGGACAAAAAGCTGAAGCCACTATACACGACACCCACACCGGTGCCCATCATAGCCCATCAGAACCGCCCGTCTGGCCGTGgatcgaagaagaagaagaagtcgcaGCAAACGGAAAGTAAATTTGCTGTGGGTGAGAAGCAGTACCAGTGCACGCAATGCGACATGGTGTTCAGCACCTCCACCAATCTGTCCAAGCACCAAGTGTCTCACGTGCGGCAGCTGCTCAACTCCTATGCGCAGGGCAGAGACACGCTGGACAAGTCCTCAGACCTGAAGATTCGCCTGAAGCTCTGCTCGCGCGACAAGCCCAATTACTACACGCTGTGTAAGAAGAACAAGCGCCGCAAAGGTGCCAAGAAAAGGCTGTCGTTGACCGATGATGAACAGCCATATTCGGGCTGCGGCGTCGCTCTCGCCAAATTCGAGCAATCGCACGCTAGTGACAGGCGCTACACCTGCAATGTGTGCAAGAAGACCTTTGTGCGCTTGTCCAACCTGAAGCAGCACCAGCAGACGCATGCCTCTGGCAAGCTCTATGAGTGTCAGCACTGTGGGAAGACCTTCGTTCATTCATCTAGCTTCTCACGCCACAAGAAGGTCCACTCTGGGATAAAGCAGGCACCTAAACAAAGTAAACACGAGATGATCGACGAGAGCGCACCTCTGGAGTCGGAGTCGGAGTGAGAGACCCTCACGTTCCAGGACTGTCCAAGCACAGCTTATGGAAAAGTCCTTATTTTTGTCCCTCTCCTccatttcctttatttttttcccccccaacctTTTCTGATTTTGTTAAAGGACAGATAATTTGGCATTGCTCTCATTGTGAAGTGGGTGTGATGTTGCTGGCTGTGTGTTTGTCAGCAATAGGCgtcaatattataataataataagaagaataataagaataataatattctttttttttttggtggggtgATGTTCGAGGATGTTCAGGCCATCTTTGGCAGTGTAAAGTATAAAAGATTTGTACATTTTTGTTGACATTCCCTTATTGGTCATGGTTAGGGACAGTTAATTTAATGGCAGGGTAATAGTTTTGCCAATTCTGTAGTGTTATGTCTACCTTTTTATTTGTAGTCCttcataacaaaaaaaaaaaatttgacattAGCATTGCAGGTGTTAAATATTTTGGATGCTTGCACTAAACACACCTGAAAACAAAATGAAGtacttaatagaaaaaaaaacctgtaggGTTAAAAATAGTAAAGAATAATTGGAACCCAGTGTTTGCTGTTAGTGGGCCAATAGTAATTTGTGTGGCTAGCAGCTCCTCAAAAGACACTGAGAAGTTCTTGAAGTATGGGTTTGAGGTTTAATATAGCTATACAAAATTCAACAATTTGACCTTTTTTTGACCAGAGATCCTGTCACCTCTCCTCCCGTTACCTTCGACCAACAAATATAATCCTCTAATCTCTTcatatttttcactttttttttttttcttttggtaatTGGTTTTTATTAAAACATACATACACTCAGTGACTTGTATTCGTTGGTTCAAATTTAAATGTTGACGAGAATATTTGGTTGTGTGTTCTGACCTGCCAAGTAGACAAGCCTTCCCGAAAGAAATATTTTGTTCGTGTTTGACAAATCAGAGTTGGAGTcagattattttttattttttttgctctGCACAGTGCTTGGTGCTCTAGTACTGTTCTTCCTTCATCTGATTGATTAAAGCGCGAACGTTCTGGAAGGTTACTTGTCCATTTGTCAAACTATGAAATCCATCTGGGTTACACAGAACTGCAAATTGTGGTGCAGCCATCCACAGGAATGCATTCAGAAACGGTGACTTCATATAaattagcgtgtgtgtgtgtgtgcatgttgaaTATATTGAGAGAATATAATCACCAAACaaaatatatctatatatacatTTTAAATATGTGCATATGTGTAAAAATGAAAATGCCATGAAGAAAGTTATAATGTGTGAATGATTTATGAATAACGTTTTAATAATTTATGAAATAACCAGGGGATTTCATATTTCACCAGGCATTGCACTATCGATCGAACAAAAACAAACCAAGCACTACATACCCACTAATTTGGAATTAAACGTTATACAGAGCAACAAATGGGCCATGCTAGAGTGAAAGTTTTGAAtattaatgctttttttttaaaccccaccCAGTACTCGTCACACCTGATTCAAATATTTGATTTCTAAGAAAAGTATAGTCAAAATTCATTTCATGAAGTTATTTTCACAAAGTTTTATGATGCTGTCAGTGACTCAGCGCCACCAAAGCTTTTAGGAAGCAACCTTACACATGCACTTGATTGGTTCTCTCTCAGCCGTGCACCTTGGCAGCGTTTTCTCGGTGTTCTTCAATGTTCATGTCAACTTGACCTTCTGCttaaccatttattgttcaaactgaggTTAAATAGCAATGACTAACCTATTTTAAAGCCATTGCTTGTTTGAACTATGAATCTTTCAGAGGTGTTGTTGCACAAATCAAGCACAGCTCTGATACTGGACATGATGTTTGctgtgggagaaaaaaaaacacaaaggaaAAACATAAATATGCTTGGTACTCTGATTTTTCTTCATTTGTTTTGAAATGGTTCCACTGTTCACCTTGAAGCTGAGGGTCAAATTCCCTGAGTAAAAACATTCATTTAATCTTATTAGTCTCTTCTTGCCTCCAACTTTCTAATGCGGATAAACAGGTTTCTTCTTGTTTTCTGCACTTCTCTCCCCATCATGGATCATGTCATATCATTACCTTCTGTTTTTAACCGCTGTCGTTGTCTCGTTTTTTGATGCAGCGGACCTACATCTAATATAAGAGGTGTATGTTTTTGTGTTGTGTTTGCCATTAGGAGACAACTTATGAATTTTCTGTCTTGCAGTTTTGTAATAAATAATTGGTTCAAGCAGTGTGTCTACATTTCATAGTTCTCAATACAATATAATGTTTGGTATATATGCGTATCAGAcgcaagtttggacacacctaattctttttttttttttaattttttttttattaagacacttcatgtcaaggcggcacggtggtgtagtggttagtgctgtcgcctcacagcaagaaggtcctgggttcgagccctggggctggcaagggcctttctgtatggagtttgcatgttctccccgtgtccgcgtgggtttgctccgggtgctccggtttcccccacagtccaaagacatgcaggttaggttaactggtgacactaaattgagcgtgagtgtgaatggttgtctgtgtctgtgtcagccctgtgatgacctggcgacttgtccagggtgtaccccacctttcgcccatagtcagctgggataggctccagcttgcctgcgaccctgtagaaggataaagcggctagagataatgagatgagatgagacttcatttcaaagtaatgatggatgtcgtttctttttTAGTTGAGAGGTTCttgatatggattactgcagttgtggtacaaggctatttactgtgtttttattatttattatatccctcatcaacaaaaaaatcctgtgcagggattggccaggtgtggcTCACGTgacaaaatagttccaccattgattaagcaatgtatctcgtgacaataaaaaatggatatggtgcgagtcagtcatgggtatgtcctggatatactgtgaactgacgtcacaatttcaagctgtatggccgactcgagtcacagctgtggttcCATGAgcatctgtgtgtatgtgtgtagacCTACGCATCATGATCGtgcctagcgaggcaggtgatagcatggtacattggacATGCGCAGGTCGAAGGTTGTTCTGATGTAAAcagcaaacatggctgcctccagtgagtttttatgccgagattcaatcttaacacttttagtttggaattttttatgagggttataaatgtaatataccatgcactgagaggcactagtaattatggattctcttcagtgactggcatagtatGATTTTCTTCATGGCTGTGCCCCTCACAAAacggtactatgccagtcaccaaagagaatccataagTTCAACCGGAGCCCCTCGGTGCATAGtatatttgatctcaaatgcattaaaaaggcaagaaattgcactaattaacttttgacaaggcacctgttaattgaaaagcattccaggtgaccatctcatgaaggtggttaagataatgccaacagtgtgcaaagcgtcatcaaggtaaatgctggctactatgTAGAATCCAGAATATGAGAAATTTTTTACCACTTTTTTGTTTAATAAGTATATTTTTATACTGTCAAAATAacctataaattaaaaaaaaattaggaataagtaggtgtgtccaaacttttgactggtactgtagatattACAAACAGAAATATTTACCTTGTTGTTTGGTGGAAAGTAGGTGTGTGCTCCTGAAACAGCTGCTCAAATTACTAACCTTCTTGGAAAAAATTTGAGTGAGAGCCTTAACTCATTCATTCGTTCCTTTATACTTATATTTTTATACAAATAACATACTGAAAAGGTGACCCAATACCAGAATTACTGAAATACATTGTACAACGTCATTTTGAAATATAGTAAATTGTCAGTAAGGATCAGATTTGTCAGTAGGTCATTTTCTAACTGTTACATTATTCACAAACTGGCTATTGACATGATTTATGGTCTCGGTTTATATTCACAAATGTACATGAAATCAATTTTGAAATTTTGTTCTCAGGACtacttttttcatttattattaacaAGCATTGGCGTTGGCATTGTTTACAGTGAAAGTGTGTACAGCTTAGTTTGGGTTTAGTTTAAAAAATGAAAATCTATTCAAGCATTACAGTTgacatttatgtatttatttatttacttactgccAGGTATAGACCAGATTTTAGGCCTGAGCTATCTTTATACTGTATATTTCAGTTCAATGTTCAACCACAAGGTGGAGACAAAACCATTTGAGATCTCCGAGTGTTTGTGTTACCTAATTCTTACTCACCATGAAAACCGTACTTCCGTTATTATTCAGTAATGGTGGGgtgtgggaatgggagcaaaataCTGAGCTCTACGTAAAAATCTGGAGAACTCATAACCAAGTCCCTGCTGTAGagaagagtgaagccatctggccgccatcttaccactcccatcgcgtgtatttggcttttgtgttaaaccgtcatatcccatcaaatttctcatctcattatctctagccgctttatcctgttctacagggtcgcaggcaagctgaagcctatcccagctgactacgggccaaaggcggggtacaccctggacaagtcgccaggtcatcacagggctgacacatagacacagacaaccattcacattcacacctacagtcaatttagagtcaccagttaacctaacctgcatgtctttggactgtgggggaaaccggagcacccggaggaaacccacgcggacacggggagaacatgcaaactccgcacagaaacgccctcgccggccacggggcttgaacctggaccttcttgctgtgaggtgacaccgctaaccactacaccaccgtgcccccatcaaatttgccccaaga
This window contains:
- the LOC132889257 gene encoding zinc finger protein 883, with translation MEDTGTALTPSEPDALGADFITVELDTQPIEYVVKWAEVGSKFTLSCVKRESDESFPSDHLVKTDSDERFFVPYEAVYAECEDTETGLIASQEEEVRSVSDVDEHTVLVSTQLGEEEEEVDGSDSDWDKGGSHSRNRPYNCHICGKSYSHSSSLARHLHLHSTGDHLANSTSPLSKVSGKSEDGKKLLQCNLCGVRCNGKRLLAIHKKCHKIKRLHTCNACGKSFNHSSSLSRHRLIHKKGLDKKLKPLYTTPTPVPIIAHQNRPSGRGSKKKKKSQQTESKFAVGEKQYQCTQCDMVFSTSTNLSKHQVSHVRQLLNSYAQGRDTLDKSSDLKIRLKLCSRDKPNYYTLCKKNKRRKGAKKRLSLTDDEQPYSGCGVALAKFEQSHASDRRYTCNVCKKTFVRLSNLKQHQQTHASGKLYECQHCGKTFVHSSSFSRHKKVHSGIKQAPKQSKHEMIDESAPLESESE